A region of the Sinorhizobium arboris LMG 14919 genome:
GGCACCTATGTCCAGCATGCCGAAGCCGCCATTCACGTCGAAGACCGGGGCTACCAGTTTGCCGACGGCGTCTACGAAGTCTGCGAGGTGCGGCACGGTTTCATCATCGATCTGACGCGGCACCTCGATCGCCTCGGGCGATCCCTGGGCGAGCTCAGGATAAGCTGGCCGATGAGCCGTGCGGCGCTCGTCCATGTCATTCGGGAGGTGCTGCGCAGAAATAGGGTCCGAAACGGCCTCTTCTATCTGCAGGTGACCCGCGGCGTCGCGCGGCGGGACCATGTTTTCCCTGATTCGGACACCCCGCCGTCGATCGTCGTCACCGCCAAGCGAACGGACCCTAGGGCGGTCGCCCGGAAAAACGCAGAGGGCGTATCGGCGATAACGGTACCGGAAAATCGGTGGGATCGCGTCGATATCAAGAGCGTCGGCCTTCTCCCGAACGTGCTCGCCCGCCAGAGCGCGAAGGAGGCCGGAGCGCAGGAGGCGATCTTCGTCGATGCGGACGGCACGGTCAAAGAGGGCGCGGCGACGAATGTATGGATCGTCGACGGCGAAGGCACGTTGCGCACCCGCCCGGCGGAGAGTGGCATTCTGCGCGGCGTGACCCGCACCACGCTCATGGACGTGGCCAAGCCGCTGGGCCTGAAGATCGAGGAAAGGGCGTTTTCCGTGGAGGAAATGCTCGCCGCGCGGGAGGTCTTCATTACGGCTGCTACCAGCATCTGCTTTCCCGTCGTTTCCGTCGACGGAAAGACGATCGGCAACGGTCATCCAGGAAGCATAGCACAGAATATTCGCGAGGCCTTTTTCGACATTGCGGAAAAGACGTTGATTTGATACCAAACCTGTCGGAGGTGCCGGGGATCGTACTTGACACCTTAAAAAATTAACAAAATGTACCGGCGCAAGAACGCCGGCAAATAAGAAAGAAGCGGCGCGATGGCGGAACGTTCTCAAAACTTGCAGGATCTCTTTCTCAACACGGTCCGCAAGCAAAAGATTTCTTTGACCATTTTCCTCATCAACGGCGTCAAGTTGACGGGTGTCGTAACATCGTTTGACAATTTCTGTGTGCTGTTGCGCCGCGACGGTCATTCTCAGCTCGTCTACAAGCACGCCATCTCGACGATCATGCCGGGTCAGCCGCTGCAGATGTTCGAGAATGAGGAAGCTGCCTCCTGACGGGACGTGAGGAACATTACCAAGCGTGATTCGAAATCGTCGTCGATCATTCCGGAACTCGAGAAGCTCCGCGATGATTCGCGTGCCGTCGTGGTCGTTCCGGTCCTGAAAAAGACCGGGAAGGCATCTGCCGATATCGGCGTGCAGCCAGCCACGCGCTCGGATGAAAGCCGACTGGAGGAGGCGACGGGCCTGGCGCTCGCAATCGATCTCGACGTCGTGCACGGCATGATCGTTCCAGTCGCCCAGCCGAAGCCCGGGACCCTGCTCGGCACCGGCAAAATCGAAGAGATCGGTCACGTTCTGAGCGAGAAGGATGCGGGGCTGGTGATCGTCGACCACCCGCTGACGCCTGTCCAGCAGCGCAATCTCGAGAGGGAATGGAACGCCAAGGTCATCGACCGCACCGGCCTCATTCTCGAAATCTTCGGCCGGCGCGCCTCCACCAGGGAGGGCACGCTGCAGGTCGATCTCGCACATCTCAATTATCAGAGGGGCCGCCTGGTACGCAGCTGGACCCACCTGGAGCGGCAGCGCGGCGGCGCGGGTTTCATGGGCGGGCCCGGCGAAACGCAGATCGAAGCCGACCGCCGGTTGCTGCAGGAGAGGATCGTCAAGCTGGAACGCGAGTTGGAGCAGGTGCGCCGCACGCGCCAGCTTCACCGTTCGAAGCGCAAGAAGGTCCCGCATCCGATCGTCGCACTCGTCGGCTACACGAATGCGGGCAAGTCGACGCTTTTCAACCGGATGACGGGGGCCGGCGTGCTCGCCGAGGATATGCTCTTCGCGACGCTCGACCCCACGCTGCGGCGGCTGAAGCTGCCGCACGGACGCATGGTCATCCTATCCGACACCGTCGGCTTCATTTCCGACCTGCCGACCCATCTCGTCGCCGCTTTCCGGGCGACGCTTGAAGAGGTGCTCGAGGCCGACCTGATCCTGCATGTACGCGATCTGTCCGATCCGGACAATCAGGCCCAGGCAAGCGACGTGCTGCGCATCCTGGCCGATCTCGGCATCGACGAGAAGGAAGGGGCCGAGCGCCTTGTCGAAGTCTGGAACAAGATCGACAAGGTCGAACCGGAAGTGCGCGAAGCGCTGGTGAAGAAGGCTGCGGGCGCCGACAACACGGTGGCCGTTTCCGCCATGACCGGCGAAGGCGTTGACGAACTTCTCTCTGAAATCGGTCGACGTCTTTCGGGCGTCATGACCGAATGCACTGTCGTTCTGGGCCTTGATCAGCTGCAGTTGCTGCCTTGGATCTACCAGCATGCGCTGGTCGATGGCCGCGAAGACCTCGAGGACGGACGCGTCAGCCTGGACCTGCGTCTGACCGAAGGAGAGGCCGCCGAACTCGAGAGGCGGCTCGGCAACGGCCCGAAGGCCGTCGAAGAGGACTGGTAACAGCCAGGACCGCTGCGCCATCTCCTGACTTTCCGCACAGGTTATGAGAGTGGACTCCTCATCCCTGTTCCGTCACAGGGATCCAGCAGCGCCGCGTCTGTGGCGCGGAAGCGTTGCGCTGGCTGTATTCCTATGGCGGGCACAGGAGTGAGGAGTAGTATAGAGACGCAGCGGGTAACGCCACAAGCTTACGTCAGCTGCCTTTCGATGGCTTTCGCGGCCTGCCAGAGTTCTTCCATGCGCTCCAGCGATGCGGCATCGAGCGTTTCGCCTCCGGCTTCCAGTTCCTTCTCGATGTGGCCGAAACGGCGCCGGAATTTGGTGTTGGTGCCGCGCAGCGCCATTTCCGGATCGGTGCCGACATGGCGGCCGATATTGACGAGCGCGAAGATCAGGTCGCCGAGCTCATCCGCGACCTTTCCCCGGGCACCGTCTTTCAGGGCCTGCCGCAACTCGCCGATTTCCTCCTCGACCTTGTCGAGGATCGGCTCCGGTTCGGACCAGTCGAAGCCGACCTTTGCGGCCCGTTCCTGCAGCTTCAGTGCCTCGACCAGCGCCGGAAAGCTGCGCTGGATCGAGCCGAGATGACCCGCGTCTTCCTCCTGCGGCAAGCCGCGCCGCAGGCGCCGCTGCCGGCGGTCGGCCTTCTCGGCCTGCTTGATCTCTTCCCATTGCAGCTTGACCGCCTCGGCGGTGTCGGCATCGGAGCGGGCGAAGACATGCGGATGGCGGCGGATCATCTTGCGCGTGATGGCTTCGACGACGTCTCCGAACGAGAACTCGCCGGCCTCCTCGGCCATGCGCGCGTGAAATACCACCTGCAGCAAAAGGTCGCCGAGTTCGTCGCACAGGTCGTCCATATTGTGACGCTCGATCGCGTCGGCGACCTCATAGGCCTCCTCGATGGTGTAAGGACGGATCGTCTCGAATGTCTGCACGATATCCCAGGGGCAGCCCGTCTCCGGATGGCGGAGCGCGGCCATGATGTCGAGCAGGCGCTGAATGTCGCGGGAAGCTTCCATGGTTCAATTCAGCGGTATGGCGTTGCTGTCTTTGCTCGCCTGGTAGGTATCGGACAGGCGGTCGTATCGTGCCCGGATGCGGGCATCCTGGCCGGTGAGCCGCTCCCGCGTTCCCGGATCGGCGTCCTGCATCAGTGCCGCGATGGAGGCCGATTTCCA
Encoded here:
- a CDS encoding D-amino-acid transaminase; translated protein: MPRIAYVNGTYVQHAEAAIHVEDRGYQFADGVYEVCEVRHGFIIDLTRHLDRLGRSLGELRISWPMSRAALVHVIREVLRRNRVRNGLFYLQVTRGVARRDHVFPDSDTPPSIVVTAKRTDPRAVARKNAEGVSAITVPENRWDRVDIKSVGLLPNVLARQSAKEAGAQEAIFVDADGTVKEGAATNVWIVDGEGTLRTRPAESGILRGVTRTTLMDVAKPLGLKIEERAFSVEEMLAAREVFITAATSICFPVVSVDGKTIGNGHPGSIAQNIREAFFDIAEKTLI
- the hfq gene encoding RNA chaperone Hfq, which translates into the protein MAERSQNLQDLFLNTVRKQKISLTIFLINGVKLTGVVTSFDNFCVLLRRDGHSQLVYKHAISTIMPGQPLQMFENEEAAS
- the hflX gene encoding GTPase HflX; translation: MRNITKRDSKSSSIIPELEKLRDDSRAVVVVPVLKKTGKASADIGVQPATRSDESRLEEATGLALAIDLDVVHGMIVPVAQPKPGTLLGTGKIEEIGHVLSEKDAGLVIVDHPLTPVQQRNLEREWNAKVIDRTGLILEIFGRRASTREGTLQVDLAHLNYQRGRLVRSWTHLERQRGGAGFMGGPGETQIEADRRLLQERIVKLERELEQVRRTRQLHRSKRKKVPHPIVALVGYTNAGKSTLFNRMTGAGVLAEDMLFATLDPTLRRLKLPHGRMVILSDTVGFISDLPTHLVAAFRATLEEVLEADLILHVRDLSDPDNQAQASDVLRILADLGIDEKEGAERLVEVWNKIDKVEPEVREALVKKAAGADNTVAVSAMTGEGVDELLSEIGRRLSGVMTECTVVLGLDQLQLLPWIYQHALVDGREDLEDGRVSLDLRLTEGEAAELERRLGNGPKAVEEDW
- the mazG gene encoding nucleoside triphosphate pyrophosphohydrolase, which gives rise to MEASRDIQRLLDIMAALRHPETGCPWDIVQTFETIRPYTIEEAYEVADAIERHNMDDLCDELGDLLLQVVFHARMAEEAGEFSFGDVVEAITRKMIRRHPHVFARSDADTAEAVKLQWEEIKQAEKADRRQRRLRRGLPQEEDAGHLGSIQRSFPALVEALKLQERAAKVGFDWSEPEPILDKVEEEIGELRQALKDGARGKVADELGDLIFALVNIGRHVGTDPEMALRGTNTKFRRRFGHIEKELEAGGETLDAASLERMEELWQAAKAIERQLT